From a single Alkalihalophilus pseudofirmus genomic region:
- a CDS encoding NAD(P)H-dependent oxidoreductase has product MRNLLIINGHDYYERAQGQLNNTMVKHITELTPKGYEVIHTDIIKGYHVNEEIQKFKWADVVIIQAPIYWFSLPGILKKYIDDVFVPDVFFGKAKKFGTGGKFNEKEYMLSVTWGARESAFNGMKDDFLEGLSEDQVLLSIHKTFEYCGFNKLPTFSIYSSMNLAELDSYITKLKHHLQEHLFNSFE; this is encoded by the coding sequence ATGAGAAATCTATTGATCATTAACGGACATGATTACTACGAGAGGGCGCAAGGACAGTTAAATAATACAATGGTAAAGCATATTACAGAACTCACACCGAAGGGATATGAAGTAATACATACCGATATTATAAAGGGCTACCACGTAAATGAAGAGATTCAGAAGTTTAAATGGGCAGACGTTGTCATTATCCAAGCACCTATTTATTGGTTTAGCTTACCGGGTATTTTGAAGAAATATATAGATGATGTCTTCGTCCCAGATGTGTTCTTTGGAAAAGCTAAGAAGTTTGGGACAGGTGGAAAGTTCAATGAGAAAGAATACATGCTCTCGGTTACTTGGGGGGCAAGGGAATCAGCGTTTAACGGCATGAAAGACGATTTTTTAGAAGGGTTAAGTGAAGATCAGGTTTTACTTTCAATTCATAAGACATTTGAATATTGCGGCTTTAACAAATTACCAACCTTCTCAATTTATTCGTCAATGAATCTCGCGGAGCTAGATTCATATATCACAAAATTGAAACACCACTTACAGGAACATCTGTTTAATTCATTTGAATAA
- a CDS encoding LysR family transcriptional regulator: MDIKQLRTFLVASKTLNFTKTAEQMQYAQSSVTAQIKKLEAEFDLKLFERLGKRLVLTQSGESLRQYATKIVHLEEEARKSLKADHNGGTLIIGAQESQCTYRLPGLLRDYKLKYPSIQLIFKAAHSDEMATKSLMKGEIDLAFIMDAQKMNPYVQSTPLIQEKLLLICSPTHSLAAQSTVIPEELGTETILYTESGCPYRNTFEDILNNHQVTPKTTLEFISLEAIKQCVISNLGVAVLPEMVVKEELKKTELVELKFKVEMPTLTTQMALHKDKWVSPQLADFIGMTKEYFK; this comes from the coding sequence ATGGACATTAAACAACTTCGCACATTTTTAGTTGCTTCAAAGACCTTGAATTTCACAAAAACAGCAGAGCAAATGCAATATGCTCAATCCAGCGTCACCGCTCAAATAAAAAAGCTAGAAGCTGAGTTTGACCTTAAGCTGTTTGAACGGCTTGGAAAAAGGTTAGTTCTTACTCAATCTGGAGAAAGCTTAAGACAATATGCTACAAAGATCGTACATTTAGAAGAAGAAGCTAGAAAATCCCTAAAAGCTGACCATAATGGAGGAACGCTTATAATTGGGGCACAAGAAAGTCAATGCACATATCGTTTGCCAGGCTTATTACGGGACTACAAACTAAAGTACCCATCTATTCAACTAATATTTAAAGCTGCTCATTCAGATGAAATGGCCACCAAAAGTTTGATGAAAGGAGAAATTGATTTAGCCTTTATAATGGATGCTCAAAAAATGAACCCCTATGTTCAATCGACCCCTTTAATCCAAGAAAAATTGCTTTTGATTTGCTCACCAACTCATTCTTTAGCTGCTCAAAGTACGGTTATCCCTGAAGAATTAGGAACTGAAACCATTTTGTATACAGAGAGTGGCTGCCCATACAGAAACACTTTCGAAGATATTCTAAATAATCATCAAGTCACTCCTAAAACTACTCTTGAATTTATTAGTTTAGAAGCGATAAAACAATGTGTAATCTCAAATCTGGGTGTGGCTGTTCTACCAGAAATGGTAGTTAAAGAAGAATTAAAAAAGACTGAATTGGTAGAGTTGAAATTCAAAGTAGAGATGCCCACTCTAACCACACAAATGGCCTTACATAAAGATAAGTGGGTAAGCCCGCAACTAGCAGATTTTATAGGTATGACAAAGGAATATTTTAAATGA
- a CDS encoding MerR family transcriptional regulator — protein sequence MKIQKKYYRIGEISDIFGIPKQTLRYYDKIGKFSPEYTDEENGYRYYSLSQLQYLHALKVFKIMGVSSSDIDKYMSTDWDLEKLKENYEMQIKRINNDIRNLISMKKSLKGKIHHFNELRKNNINDITLVERDEKIIYTKDVQINSVEEQEIEYYKAFESLAEANQLIQVNPGFIVKKTSFVNDSTIASSLFLDIPNNIPNDYNTSIIPKGYFLSLYIEDSYSNSPIYYKKLKDYIEENEIEILSDVFEFCYTVLPSKENDLSSWELLVRINPLTLQLL from the coding sequence ATGAAAATTCAAAAAAAATATTATCGCATTGGTGAAATATCAGACATATTCGGAATTCCAAAACAAACTTTAAGATATTACGATAAAATAGGTAAGTTTTCACCTGAATACACAGATGAAGAGAATGGATACAGGTATTACTCGCTAAGTCAACTGCAATATTTACACGCTTTAAAAGTTTTTAAAATTATGGGCGTCTCTTCTAGTGATATTGATAAATACATGTCTACAGATTGGGATTTGGAAAAATTAAAAGAAAATTACGAGATGCAAATAAAGCGTATTAATAACGATATTAGAAATCTAATTTCCATGAAAAAAAGCCTTAAGGGAAAAATTCATCACTTCAATGAATTAAGAAAGAATAATATAAACGATATTACTTTAGTTGAAAGAGATGAAAAAATAATTTATACAAAGGATGTACAGATTAATTCCGTTGAGGAGCAAGAAATAGAGTATTATAAAGCTTTTGAATCTCTTGCTGAAGCAAATCAGCTTATACAAGTTAACCCTGGTTTTATTGTCAAAAAAACATCTTTTGTAAACGATAGCACTATTGCTTCCTCACTTTTCTTAGATATACCTAACAACATTCCAAATGATTATAATACTTCTATAATTCCTAAAGGGTATTTTTTATCGCTATATATAGAAGATAGTTATTCAAATTCTCCTATTTATTATAAGAAACTTAAGGATTACATAGAAGAAAATGAAATAGAAATACTAAGTGATGTTTTTGAATTTTGTTATACGGTCTTACCATCAAAAGAAAATGATTTAAGTTCCTGGGAATTGTTAGTAAGAATTAACCCGTTGACCTTACAGTTACTGTAG
- a CDS encoding flavodoxin family protein, with product MIKVAIVYHSEGGRTKKQAEAIRRGAESLEGTEVLFLTTQEASERLEDLDRADAIVFGSPTYLGSMSAEMKRFLESGIDRWFSRAWQNKIAGTFTHSTNFSGDKVNTLIGMLFNAMQQGMIYVSLGQLPASNEPDSMKSLVGPSPDAINRIDGSIGAMATSFEVKADEAPSKGDILTAEAYGRRIADITAQFARGRQ from the coding sequence ATGATTAAAGTAGCAATTGTTTACCATAGTGAAGGCGGACGAACTAAAAAACAAGCAGAAGCGATTCGTCGTGGTGCTGAGTCTTTAGAGGGGACAGAAGTTCTTTTTCTTACAACTCAAGAAGCAAGCGAACGTCTTGAAGATTTAGATAGGGCAGATGCGATTGTCTTTGGATCTCCAACCTATTTGGGAAGTATGTCTGCTGAAATGAAAAGATTTCTTGAATCTGGAATTGATCGTTGGTTTTCTAGAGCGTGGCAAAATAAAATTGCCGGGACTTTTACACATTCAACAAACTTCTCAGGCGACAAGGTGAATACACTTATTGGTATGTTATTTAATGCGATGCAACAAGGTATGATCTATGTTAGTCTTGGACAACTACCAGCTTCAAATGAACCTGATTCTATGAAGAGCCTTGTTGGTCCAAGTCCAGATGCTATCAACCGGATTGATGGAAGTATTGGCGCAATGGCAACAAGTTTTGAAGTTAAAGCTGATGAAGCACCATCGAAAGGCGATATTCTCACAGCAGAAGCATATGGTCGTAGAATTGCGGATATCACAGCACAGTTTGCTCGTGGTCGTCAGTAA
- a CDS encoding IS110 family transposase: protein MNPVIGLDVSKGESQVQAFLDKGKPYRKSFSIKHNREGLETFLAFLQEVEQAAQGQPPSVVLESTGHYHLPVIQFLEDQKYVYIVINPLISHRAKSSSLRKVKTDAVDAYHLCELYYKEELEPYKKRGIQLLNLRNLTRQQETIAEVSANTKLQLHSLLDQVFPEYRGVFGSLYSKVSLLTLQAFPTSEAVLQVDESELVEKIASLCKSRSERWAIEKAQKLREAALRNPFQKNLYESHIFNLEMLTNIVLQYQEHLSNIATEIDALAKEIEEYQIIQSIPGIGEKIAATIISEIGEIDRFNHPKKLVAFAGVDPSVYSSGKFTASVNRITKRGSSRLRHALFMAVQCGIRDSRKQKTTDEIIARNKRLREFYDKKREEGKPFRVAVIACVNKLLHWIYALLKSKTPFQDVA, encoded by the coding sequence ATGAATCCAGTCATCGGTCTGGATGTCTCAAAAGGAGAAAGTCAGGTTCAAGCCTTCTTGGACAAGGGAAAGCCTTATCGTAAGAGTTTCAGTATTAAACATAATCGTGAGGGTCTCGAGACATTCTTGGCATTTCTTCAAGAAGTCGAACAAGCAGCACAAGGACAACCACCTTCTGTGGTTTTAGAGTCGACAGGTCATTATCATCTACCTGTGATTCAGTTTCTGGAGGACCAAAAGTATGTGTATATTGTCATCAACCCACTCATTTCGCATCGAGCGAAAAGTTCGAGCTTACGCAAGGTAAAAACAGATGCCGTTGATGCGTATCATTTGTGCGAGCTTTACTACAAGGAGGAGCTTGAACCCTATAAAAAACGAGGGATTCAACTCTTAAATCTTCGTAATTTAACCAGACAACAAGAGACGATCGCTGAAGTATCGGCGAATACGAAACTACAACTCCATTCCTTATTGGATCAGGTGTTTCCTGAATACAGAGGCGTATTTGGTAGTTTGTATTCGAAGGTATCGTTATTAACCCTGCAGGCTTTTCCAACTTCAGAGGCTGTCTTACAAGTGGATGAGTCTGAATTGGTCGAAAAGATCGCTTCGTTATGTAAAAGTCGTTCTGAGAGGTGGGCCATAGAAAAAGCACAAAAGCTGCGAGAGGCTGCCTTGCGTAACCCGTTTCAAAAGAATTTGTATGAGAGTCATATTTTTAATTTGGAGATGTTAACGAACATCGTTCTTCAATACCAAGAGCACCTATCCAACATCGCAACTGAAATAGATGCCCTTGCGAAAGAAATTGAAGAATATCAGATTATCCAATCTATTCCCGGAATTGGAGAAAAGATCGCCGCCACGATTATTTCTGAGATCGGTGAGATAGATCGGTTTAATCACCCAAAGAAGTTGGTTGCATTCGCTGGAGTCGACCCTAGTGTTTACTCTTCAGGAAAGTTTACAGCTTCCGTTAATCGGATAACTAAAAGAGGCTCTTCCAGACTGAGACATGCCTTATTTATGGCCGTTCAATGCGGGATTAGAGATTCTCGTAAGCAAAAGACAACCGACGAAATTATTGCACGGAACAAGAGACTCAGAGAGTTTTACGATAAAAAACGCGAAGAAGGTAAACCATTTAGAGTCGCTGTCATTGCTTGTGTCAATAAACTCTTACATTGGATTTATGCTTTACTGAAAAGCAAAACACCTTTCCAAGATGTAGCTTGA